A segment of the Zingiber officinale cultivar Zhangliang chromosome 8B, Zo_v1.1, whole genome shotgun sequence genome:
ACCCAATAACTTGTCCTTATTCCAGATCTACCAACATGGTCGGCCCTGCGACTGCaaatccccaaatccaagaaacttTAAGATATCGAGGATCTCGACTAATGATAATTTACACCCAAGGCCCAATCAAGGCTCGCCGATTGTCTCCCCACCATCAGTCTATTTTAATCGCCCAGTTTTTCTCTTTTATCTTCGATCTCAAATTTCACTACTTTTGTACATCACTCTCCTCTATAAAGTGTGAACTCCTCTCACAGAGCCAAACAATGATATCGCCTAGCAAAGTGAAAGGAAAATGTATAGTGCTTCTGCCTCCCAATCCCCTCCTCTTCCtttccacctcctcttcttcctcctcaccctcctcctcctcctcggagTCTCCTGGTACACCAGCTACGAGGCGATCCTCGAGGGCGTGTTCTATCAGCTCAAGTTCCTGCTCGTCGTCTCGCCTTTGCTGTTGCTAATCGTACTTCACTGGCTCTCCTCGGATGGGCTCTCTTTCTTGGTTCCATTTCCGGAGAAGGAGTCGCTCCATCGGGCTGGCGGATCGCCTTGGGGTGTTggtttcctcctcctcctccttattCTCATGATTTCCTATCAGTCCTACTTCCAAGATAGTTGGTTTCCTCTGTCAAGTCGTTGATCTTATTAAGAATCGTATCTTAATATATATAAAGGTTTGTTGTGTAAATTTGTAATTTCTCTTGAATGAAATGATTTAGTTTCTGCTCAAGaacttttgatcttcttcctaaAAATGGTTTTGAGGGAGATCCAGTTCCGGGTTTGAGCTGCCTCGTCATGCCTACCAAAATCTTACGGTAGAACAAAGAAAGGTGGACATTAAAATGGTAATATTGGATATCAAGCTTCATTAAGGCATCGACAGTCATAAGAGCTATATATCGGTTCACTGTCTGGGAGCGAGTGAGTTCACTGTAAAGTGGACGGTGCGAATGTCTTAACATGGGTACTACGGTACTACCACATATATCACTtcactattaaaaaaaaaactcaaaataatTCTTCCATCGTcccatatttttttattatattttattttttatataaataaaatttaaattcataaattatcattaaataaaattaataattaaaaaataaattatattatttgaattgaaagatctaaataaaaaatttattatttttttaatttaaaatttaaaaaatattttaattaaaaagtaaaaagaaGGAGCCGCTTCTTCCAAAAACTTGAGGGAGGATCGAAGGGAATTCCCTCCCCTATGCCACGCCCAAATTGGTTAGGAGCTTCTATTATAGGTACTCTTAAAGCCATTTTGTATAcatgaattcatttttttttttaaatctaaatatCCGAGATGATTAATTGaatcttttaaaagtttattATCAACTATTAAAGTAAATCGCAAAACTACAAGACCAACGTTATAAAATTTCTAAACATTTCAATTGTAATGGACCTACCtgaataagatttaaatctttattatatataaaatccaTCCTACCTCTCACTATTGCAGCTAAGCACGTTGATCCTGTCAAAAGTAGGAGGATAGAAAGTTATGGATATAGTTGTTAGGTTGACTGACGGTAGAACGCGCTctgttttataaaataaataacgtCAGTATTAAGTTAGGAAGGAGGTTTTCGATGTTGATCTTTCAATACTCAAGTCAGTCATTGAAAATATAGAAGGAAAATGGAACAACAGTAATACAAGCACAAGTAAACAGTAATCACACGTACCTCTACCGGTGATGAACCTCCTTTTTATATAGAGCCTTGGTGGACGACGTGGACACTTCTCAAAGCGTGAGCACGATCTCCAATATGTCCTATGAAGGGCTCTGTCAGGAAAGTATCTCTGACATCATATCTTAACAGAGCATgtatatccctgacaagacagtagaagtttTTTGCCATATGATTTGTCTGTCGACCATGTTTCGTGTCAGCGGCACTATCTCCCAGAAGAATATCGAGAGATACAACAATGGTCCCGCTGCATGGCCGAACGGGGTAGTCGTTTGGTCGGGACTCCTCTGCTTCGTCGGCTTCAGAGAGATGACAAGGGtcctgttgcttggccgagcgggttAGCCGCTCAGCCGAGATCCCTCCGCTTTGTCGACCTTAGTTGCTCTTCCCTACGGTGACTATATAATAGCATGCCCTCCCGTTCGGACAAGCTCTCCGGCCTCCTT
Coding sequences within it:
- the LOC122013525 gene encoding uncharacterized protein LOC122013525, translating into MYSASASQSPPLPFHLLFFLLTLLLLLGVSWYTSYEAILEGVFYQLKFLLVVSPLLLLIVLHWLSSDGLSFLVPFPEKESLHRAGGSPWGVGFLLLLLILMISYQSYFQDSWFPLSSR